From one Gracilibacillus salinarum genomic stretch:
- a CDS encoding VOC family protein: MKLRLELFVKNIEETVHFYQRVLGFTAPSGINEKYTPITNGNVVIGLAKLEKLEQSHPLKTEGNQPNGKGVEIVLEVKDLEGTYERVLSTDYKIETPLKERPWGLSDFRLIDPDGYYIRVSS, from the coding sequence ATGAAGCTAAGACTGGAGCTATTCGTAAAAAATATAGAAGAAACCGTTCATTTCTATCAAAGGGTTCTTGGTTTTACAGCACCTTCTGGTATAAATGAAAAGTATACTCCAATTACAAACGGAAATGTCGTAATCGGACTTGCGAAGTTGGAGAAGCTTGAACAGTCACATCCATTAAAAACAGAAGGTAACCAGCCAAATGGTAAAGGTGTTGAAATTGTCCTGGAAGTTAAGGATCTGGAAGGAACATATGAAAGAGTGTTATCAACAGATTATAAGATAGAAACTCCATTAAAAGAAAGGCCGTGGGGATTATCTGATTTTAGGCTGATTGATCCAGATGGGTATTATATTAGGGTTTCCTCGTAA
- a CDS encoding LURP-one-related/scramblase family protein codes for MKQLFIKQKVFSLSEKFTVKDEQENDVYDVEGSFMKVPKTFSILNTARDQIACITKKPFSFLPKFLVEVNGQEVLTIKKEFSSLKARYTIDAAGIEVHGNWWDMDFQVLQHGETVAEVGKEWFSWGDSYKVQVIKEEMESVIIALVVAIDCVKADQAATSSATTV; via the coding sequence ATGAAACAGCTTTTTATAAAACAAAAAGTGTTCAGTTTAAGCGAAAAATTCACAGTGAAAGATGAGCAGGAGAATGATGTATATGATGTGGAGGGAAGCTTCATGAAAGTGCCAAAGACTTTCTCCATACTGAATACAGCGAGAGATCAAATCGCATGCATTACGAAAAAGCCGTTCAGCTTTTTGCCAAAATTTTTGGTGGAGGTAAACGGTCAGGAGGTATTAACGATCAAAAAGGAATTTTCCTCCTTAAAAGCGCGATATACAATTGATGCAGCAGGGATTGAAGTACATGGTAATTGGTGGGATATGGATTTTCAAGTGCTGCAGCATGGGGAAACGGTAGCTGAAGTTGGCAAAGAGTGGTTCTCGTGGGGAGACAGCTACAAGGTTCAAGTAATAAAGGAAGAAATGGAGAGCGTTATTATTGCCCTCGTTGTTGCGATTGATTGTGTGAAAGCTGACCAGGCAGCAACATCCTCGGCGACGACGGTTTAA
- a CDS encoding DUF5643 domain-containing protein, with product MGVWIRRLIIIVCIIVLIPNIVSFFSGMTNGLPENIENKVNNGDAVLIDLDKKVNLEGDDILFKHLVLAPEETSLILEVHKEENGWSFPESALELKDDKGNSYPVTSSSSSGETWGQYTVVHYEPLAANVETIEIKFEWFDRMFQT from the coding sequence ATGGGAGTATGGATTCGGCGCCTTATCATAATCGTTTGTATAATTGTACTTATACCCAATATTGTTTCTTTTTTTTCAGGGATGACGAATGGGCTGCCAGAGAATATTGAAAATAAAGTGAATAACGGAGATGCGGTTCTTATCGATTTAGATAAAAAGGTAAACTTGGAAGGTGATGATATTTTATTCAAGCATCTTGTATTAGCACCAGAGGAAACCTCCTTAATTTTAGAAGTGCATAAGGAAGAAAATGGCTGGTCATTTCCGGAATCTGCACTTGAATTAAAAGATGATAAAGGTAATAGTTATCCAGTAACAAGCAGCTCATCTTCAGGTGAAACATGGGGGCAGTATACGGTTGTTCACTATGAACCTCTAGCAGCAAATGTAGAGACAATAGAAATAAAGTTCGAATGGTTTGATCGAATGTTTCAAACTTAA
- a CDS encoding DUF1569 domain-containing protein — protein sequence MYTIFDRSHTETIIKRIDRLSEHSRPKWGKMNVAQMLAHCSAFQDIAIGNTSPPRGLLGIVVGRMAKPIFFNDKPLPVNMSTIPSLLIADDKHFERERERLKQKILTFQQNGPEKCTSHPHPFFGKLTPEQWGKGIFKHLDHHLKQFGV from the coding sequence ATGTATACTATTTTTGATCGATCTCATACAGAGACGATCATAAAACGGATAGATCGATTAAGTGAACATTCCCGACCAAAATGGGGGAAAATGAATGTCGCCCAAATGTTAGCTCACTGCTCTGCCTTCCAAGATATCGCTATAGGAAATACTTCTCCTCCAAGAGGTTTGTTGGGTATAGTAGTAGGAAGAATGGCAAAACCGATCTTTTTTAACGACAAGCCGTTGCCAGTAAATATGTCTACCATTCCAAGCCTATTAATTGCAGATGACAAGCATTTTGAAAGAGAAAGGGAAAGACTTAAACAGAAAATACTGACATTCCAACAAAATGGTCCAGAAAAATGCACAAGTCATCCTCATCCATTTTTCGGGAAACTAACTCCTGAACAGTGGGGGAAAGGAATCTTTAAGCATCTTGACCATCATTTGAAGCAGTTTGGTGTTTAG
- a CDS encoding serine hydrolase domain-containing protein produces the protein MHVPITNRINAIHEKVKFSGSMLVKRNNEIVTELSYGYSNRSEQIENTRNTRYGIASGCKLFTAIAICQLVEVGKLSYETKLEDCLNEYFPNFDKEITVHHLLTHTAGIPDYFDEEVMDDFEELWVKHPMYLMRNVIDFLPLFQNQPMKLKVGESFHYNNAGYILLGLILEQVSQVTFSEYVEENIFKKAGMSCSGYFEFDSLPLHTALGYIDLPDGKWKTNIYSLPVKGGSDGGAYVTVNDMVSLWEALFDNRLLNEKHTKKLLTPYVRTDDENGYYGYGVWIEKKEEEIIKFHIMGYDPGVSFHSAFYPTTCIKTVICSNKSHGAYQIMKEIEEGISDIL, from the coding sequence ATGCATGTACCTATTACCAATCGTATAAACGCAATTCATGAAAAAGTAAAATTTTCTGGAAGCATGCTTGTTAAGAGAAATAATGAAATAGTAACCGAATTAAGTTATGGATATTCTAATCGGTCTGAGCAAATCGAAAATACTAGAAATACAAGATATGGTATTGCATCGGGATGCAAACTTTTTACAGCCATAGCAATCTGTCAGCTTGTGGAAGTTGGAAAGCTCTCTTATGAAACAAAATTGGAAGACTGTCTTAATGAATATTTCCCGAATTTTGATAAAGAAATAACTGTTCATCATCTGTTAACACATACGGCAGGAATTCCTGATTATTTTGATGAAGAAGTAATGGACGATTTTGAGGAGTTGTGGGTGAAGCACCCCATGTATCTTATGAGAAATGTAATAGATTTCTTACCACTTTTCCAAAACCAGCCTATGAAATTAAAAGTAGGAGAAAGCTTTCATTATAATAATGCAGGCTATATTTTACTTGGCTTAATTTTGGAGCAAGTTAGCCAGGTTACATTCTCTGAATATGTGGAAGAAAATATTTTTAAGAAAGCGGGAATGAGTTGCTCAGGTTATTTCGAATTCGATTCTCTTCCATTACATACAGCACTAGGGTATATCGACCTTCCAGATGGTAAGTGGAAAACAAATATTTACTCATTACCTGTAAAAGGTGGATCAGATGGTGGAGCATATGTCACCGTAAACGATATGGTAAGCTTATGGGAGGCTCTCTTCGACAACAGACTACTTAACGAAAAACATACTAAAAAGCTACTAACACCATATGTACGAACCGATGATGAAAATGGCTATTATGGTTATGGTGTATGGATTGAAAAGAAGGAAGAGGAAATTATTAAATTTCATATTATGGGATACGACCCAGGAGTTAGTTTTCATTCAGCATTTTATCCTACCACATGTATCAAAACAGTAATATGTTCTAACAAATCTCATGGAGCATATCAAATTATGAAAGAAATAGAAGAAGGGATCTCAGACATATTATAA